The Arachis hypogaea cultivar Tifrunner chromosome 14, arahy.Tifrunner.gnm2.J5K5, whole genome shotgun sequence genome has a segment encoding these proteins:
- the LOC112741680 gene encoding protein FAR1-RELATED SEQUENCE 11 isoform X1, with protein sequence MSEGTSLVLESSENCTDLSQDEIGTIEETPEETILSRQTSVNLVPFIGQRFVSQEAAYEFYCSFAKQCGFSIRRHRTRGKDGVGRGVTRRDFTCHRGGYPQVKPSDDGKMQRNRKSSRCGCQAYLRIVKKSDFDVPEWRVTGFSNVHNHELLKSNEVRLLPAYCTISPDDKSRICMFAKAGMSVRQMLRLMELEKGIKVGCLPFTEMDVRNLLQSFRNVERDNDAIDLIAMCKRLKDENPNFKYEFKIDSNNRLEHIAWSYSSSVQSYESFGDALVFDTTHRVDAYDMLLGIWLGVDNHGMTCFFGCTLLRDENMQSFSWALKAFMGFMKGKAPQTILTDHNMWLKEAIAVEMPETKHAFCIWHILSKLSDWFSVLLGSHYDEWKADFLQLYNLELMEDFEEGWRQMIDKYRLHTNKHIISLHSLRMFWALPFLRRYFFAGLTSTSQSESINAFIQRFLSAQSQLDHFVEQVCDVADIVDFNDRAGLKQKMQRKAQKVCLKTGSPVESHAATVLTPYALSKLQDELVLAPQYASFLVDEGCFQVRHHTQTDGGCKVFWVPCQAHITCSCHLFEFSGTLCRHVLRVMSTNNCFHIPDQYLPTRWRGGSLSSVNQFRGVTTRDQPERMQFLESMVSTLIMESIETEERLDVACEQMSVALSRIKALPRPPAHGVNDITYSYSSDSLILPEVEDTDGIIHGFANPHDSIALGKLKERRARDVVDVTRKRRQFPGPLCGQYVHDPSDCSIMAGDNLGGDGLGYL encoded by the exons ATGTCAGAAGGAACCAGTCTGGTGCTGGAATCGTCCGAGAATTGCACAGATttgtctcaggatgagattggcACAATTGAGGAAACACCAGAGGAGACAATTTTATCAAGACAGACTTCTGTCAACCTTGTTCCTTTTATTGGTCAGAGATTTGTTTCTCAAGAAGCTGCTTATGAATTCTATTGCAGTTTTGCTAAGCAGTGTGGCTTTTCAATTCGGCGACACCGCACTCGAGGGAAGGATGGTGTTGGTCGTGGAGTCACAAGGAGGGATTTTACTTGCCATCGTGGTGGATACCCCCAGGTCAAACCTTCTGATGATGGGAAGATGCAAAGGAACCGCAAATCATCTCGTTGTGGTTGCCAAGCATACTTGCGTATTGTTAAAAAGTCGGATTTTGATGTCCCTGAGTGGCGTGTTACTGGCTTTAGCAATGTCCACAATCACGAGTTGTTAAAATCTAATGAGGTGCGGCTTCTTCCGGCATACTGCACAATATCTCCTGATGACAAGAGCCGCATATGCATGTTTGCTAAAGCAGGAATGTCAGTGAGGCAAATGTTAAGATTGATGGAACTAGAGAAAGGCATCAAAGTCGGTTGCCTTCCTTTTACAGAAATGGATGTGAGAAACCTGTTGCAGTCTTTCAGAAATGTTGAAAGAGACAATGATGCCATTGATCTAATTGCTATGTGCAAGAGATTAAAAGATGAAAATCCAAATTTCAAGTATGAATTCAAGATAGACAGTAATAACAGGCTGGAGCATATTGCATGGTCTTACAGCTCATCTGTTCAATCGTACGAgtcatttggagatgctttggtTTTTGACACCACACACCGAGTAGATGCCTATGACATGCTGTTGGGAATTTGGCTTGGAGTGGACAATCATGGGATGACTTGTTTCTTTGGTTGCACACTTCTACGGGATGAAAATATGCAGTCTTTTTCATGGGCTTTAAAG GCTTTCATGGGCTTCATGAAAGGAAAAGCTCCGCAAACAATATTAACTGATCATAACATGTGGCTGAAAGAAGCTATTGCTGTTGAAATGCCAGAAACAAAACATGCCTTTTGTATATGGCATATTCTTTCTAAGTTGTCTGACTGGTTTTCTGTTCTACTTGGATCTCATTATGACGAGTGGAAAGCTGACTTCCTCCAGCTCTACAATTTGGAACTGATGGAAGATTTCGAAGAAGGGTGGAGACAAATGATTGATAAATATCGACTCCACACGAACAAACATATTATTAGCCTACATTCATTAAGGATGTTTTGGGCTCTACCATTCTTGAGGCGTTACTTCTTTGCAGGATTGACCAGCACAAGTCAATCCGAGTCCATTAATGCTTTCATCCAACGGTTCTTGAGCGCTCAATCTCAATTGGACCACTTTGTTGAGCAAGTCTGTGAT GTAGCAGATATTGTTGATTTTAACGACCGGGCTGGATTGAAGCAAAAAATGCAACGGAAAGCGCAGAAAGTGTGCCTCAAAACAGGCTCGCCTGTCGAATCTCATGCTGCCACTGTCCTTACACCTTATGCCTTAAGTAAACTCCAGGATGAGCTAGTTTTGGCGCCGCAGTATGCATCCTTTCTGGTGGATGAAGGTTGCTTCCAGGTCAGACATCACACTCAGACGGACGGAGGCTGCAAAGTATTTTGGGTTCCTTGTCAAGCGCACATTACCTGCAGCTGCCACCTGTTTGAGTTTTCAGGAACCTTATGCAGACATGTTCTACGTGTCATGTCGACCAATAACTGTTTTCACATCCCTGACCAATACCTACCCACCCGTTGGAGAGGTGGTAGTTTGTCTTCTGTCAACCAGTTTCGGGGCGTAACAACAAGGGATCAGCCTGAAAGGATGCAATTTTTGGAATCCATGGTTTCGACGCTTATAATGGAATCCATTGAAACAGAGGAACGCCTTGATGTTGCTTGCGAGCAAATGTCTGTGGCGCTTTCACGTATCAAAGCCCTTCCAAGGCCGCCGGCACATGGGGTGAATGACATCACATATAGTTATTCGTCGGATTCATTGATCCTACCAGAGGTAGAAGATACTGATGGAATAATTCATGGTTTTGCAAACCCCCACGATAGTATTGCCTTAGGAAAGCTAAAGGAGAGAAGGGCGAGGGATGTCGTTGATGTCACGAGGAAGCGTAGGCAGTTTCCGGGGCCGTTGTGTGGGCAATATGTGCATGATCCTTCCGATTGCTCAATAATGGCAGGTGATAATCTAGGTGGAGATGGATTAGGGTATTTGTAG
- the LOC112741680 gene encoding protein FAR1-RELATED SEQUENCE 11 isoform X2, producing MSEGTSLVLESSENCTDLSQDEIGTIEETPEETILSRQTSVNLVPFIGQRFVSQEAAYEFYCSFAKQCGFSIRRHRTRGKDGVGRGVTRRDFTCHRGGYPQVKPSDDGKMQRNRKSSRCGCQAYLRIVKKSDFDVPEWRVTGFSNVHNHELLKSNEVRLLPAYCTISPDDKSRICMFAKAGMSVRQMLRLMELEKGIKVGCLPFTEMDVRNLLQSFRNVERDNDAIDLIAMCKRLKDENPNFKYEFKIDSNNRLEHIAWSYSSSVQSYESFGDALVFDTTHRVDAYDMLLGIWLGVDNHGMTCFFGCTLLRDENMQSFSWALKAFMGFMKGKAPQTILTDHNMWLKEAIAVEMPETKHAFCIWHILSKLSDWFSVLLGSHYDEWKADFLQLYNLELMEDFEEGWRQMIDKYRLHTNKHIISLHSLRMFWALPFLRRYFFAGLTSTSQSESINAFIQRFLSAQSQLDHFVEQVADIVDFNDRAGLKQKMQRKAQKVCLKTGSPVESHAATVLTPYALSKLQDELVLAPQYASFLVDEGCFQVRHHTQTDGGCKVFWVPCQAHITCSCHLFEFSGTLCRHVLRVMSTNNCFHIPDQYLPTRWRGGSLSSVNQFRGVTTRDQPERMQFLESMVSTLIMESIETEERLDVACEQMSVALSRIKALPRPPAHGVNDITYSYSSDSLILPEVEDTDGIIHGFANPHDSIALGKLKERRARDVVDVTRKRRQFPGPLCGQYVHDPSDCSIMAGDNLGGDGLGYL from the exons ATGTCAGAAGGAACCAGTCTGGTGCTGGAATCGTCCGAGAATTGCACAGATttgtctcaggatgagattggcACAATTGAGGAAACACCAGAGGAGACAATTTTATCAAGACAGACTTCTGTCAACCTTGTTCCTTTTATTGGTCAGAGATTTGTTTCTCAAGAAGCTGCTTATGAATTCTATTGCAGTTTTGCTAAGCAGTGTGGCTTTTCAATTCGGCGACACCGCACTCGAGGGAAGGATGGTGTTGGTCGTGGAGTCACAAGGAGGGATTTTACTTGCCATCGTGGTGGATACCCCCAGGTCAAACCTTCTGATGATGGGAAGATGCAAAGGAACCGCAAATCATCTCGTTGTGGTTGCCAAGCATACTTGCGTATTGTTAAAAAGTCGGATTTTGATGTCCCTGAGTGGCGTGTTACTGGCTTTAGCAATGTCCACAATCACGAGTTGTTAAAATCTAATGAGGTGCGGCTTCTTCCGGCATACTGCACAATATCTCCTGATGACAAGAGCCGCATATGCATGTTTGCTAAAGCAGGAATGTCAGTGAGGCAAATGTTAAGATTGATGGAACTAGAGAAAGGCATCAAAGTCGGTTGCCTTCCTTTTACAGAAATGGATGTGAGAAACCTGTTGCAGTCTTTCAGAAATGTTGAAAGAGACAATGATGCCATTGATCTAATTGCTATGTGCAAGAGATTAAAAGATGAAAATCCAAATTTCAAGTATGAATTCAAGATAGACAGTAATAACAGGCTGGAGCATATTGCATGGTCTTACAGCTCATCTGTTCAATCGTACGAgtcatttggagatgctttggtTTTTGACACCACACACCGAGTAGATGCCTATGACATGCTGTTGGGAATTTGGCTTGGAGTGGACAATCATGGGATGACTTGTTTCTTTGGTTGCACACTTCTACGGGATGAAAATATGCAGTCTTTTTCATGGGCTTTAAAG GCTTTCATGGGCTTCATGAAAGGAAAAGCTCCGCAAACAATATTAACTGATCATAACATGTGGCTGAAAGAAGCTATTGCTGTTGAAATGCCAGAAACAAAACATGCCTTTTGTATATGGCATATTCTTTCTAAGTTGTCTGACTGGTTTTCTGTTCTACTTGGATCTCATTATGACGAGTGGAAAGCTGACTTCCTCCAGCTCTACAATTTGGAACTGATGGAAGATTTCGAAGAAGGGTGGAGACAAATGATTGATAAATATCGACTCCACACGAACAAACATATTATTAGCCTACATTCATTAAGGATGTTTTGGGCTCTACCATTCTTGAGGCGTTACTTCTTTGCAGGATTGACCAGCACAAGTCAATCCGAGTCCATTAATGCTTTCATCCAACGGTTCTTGAGCGCTCAATCTCAATTGGACCACTTTGTTGAGCAA GTAGCAGATATTGTTGATTTTAACGACCGGGCTGGATTGAAGCAAAAAATGCAACGGAAAGCGCAGAAAGTGTGCCTCAAAACAGGCTCGCCTGTCGAATCTCATGCTGCCACTGTCCTTACACCTTATGCCTTAAGTAAACTCCAGGATGAGCTAGTTTTGGCGCCGCAGTATGCATCCTTTCTGGTGGATGAAGGTTGCTTCCAGGTCAGACATCACACTCAGACGGACGGAGGCTGCAAAGTATTTTGGGTTCCTTGTCAAGCGCACATTACCTGCAGCTGCCACCTGTTTGAGTTTTCAGGAACCTTATGCAGACATGTTCTACGTGTCATGTCGACCAATAACTGTTTTCACATCCCTGACCAATACCTACCCACCCGTTGGAGAGGTGGTAGTTTGTCTTCTGTCAACCAGTTTCGGGGCGTAACAACAAGGGATCAGCCTGAAAGGATGCAATTTTTGGAATCCATGGTTTCGACGCTTATAATGGAATCCATTGAAACAGAGGAACGCCTTGATGTTGCTTGCGAGCAAATGTCTGTGGCGCTTTCACGTATCAAAGCCCTTCCAAGGCCGCCGGCACATGGGGTGAATGACATCACATATAGTTATTCGTCGGATTCATTGATCCTACCAGAGGTAGAAGATACTGATGGAATAATTCATGGTTTTGCAAACCCCCACGATAGTATTGCCTTAGGAAAGCTAAAGGAGAGAAGGGCGAGGGATGTCGTTGATGTCACGAGGAAGCGTAGGCAGTTTCCGGGGCCGTTGTGTGGGCAATATGTGCATGATCCTTCCGATTGCTCAATAATGGCAGGTGATAATCTAGGTGGAGATGGATTAGGGTATTTGTAG